From Pseudomonadota bacterium, a single genomic window includes:
- a CDS encoding TrmH family RNA methyltransferase → MRRRAAEAGDRSVAWRDGVYLLAEDVRSLFNIGSFFRTLDGLGGAHLFLTGISGTPPQGQIVRTALGAHASVPWSYAVSALPVITAARAHGCRVVALESTTRAVPLRQACRPPRALLVMGNEVEGVSPEVLDACDDHVHIPMRGVKSSLNVAVAAGLALWHYTGD, encoded by the coding sequence ATGCGCCGCCGGGCCGCCGAGGCAGGAGACCGTTCTGTGGCCTGGAGAGACGGCGTGTACCTCCTGGCTGAAGACGTGCGCTCGCTCTTCAACATCGGCAGCTTTTTCCGCACCCTCGATGGCCTGGGAGGCGCGCACCTGTTCCTCACGGGAATCAGCGGCACGCCTCCCCAGGGGCAGATCGTGCGCACGGCCCTGGGGGCGCATGCGTCCGTGCCATGGTCATACGCGGTGAGCGCCCTGCCCGTCATCACCGCGGCAAGGGCGCACGGGTGTCGGGTGGTGGCCCTCGAGTCGACCACGCGCGCCGTTCCCCTGCGTCAGGCCTGCCGCCCCCCCAGAGCGCTGCTCGTGATGGGCAACGAGGTGGAGGGCGTCTCCCCCGAGGTGCTCGACGCCTGTGACGACCACGTCCACATCCCCATGCGGGGCGTCAAGAGCAGCCTCAACGTCGCCGTCGCCGCCGGTCTGGCCCTCTGGCACTACACGGGAGACTGA
- a CDS encoding prepilin-type N-terminal cleavage/methylation domain-containing protein → MLHSPIYSKHRRSPPARRGPFKPRPLGIGRRETCARGTTHRRPTDRQESTEARMRVRRGFTLIELISVIAIAAVIMAIGVTYMRRANSNTSVGADANRVKSILSDASSQARAFAPTGTQTTLTNAAATSASVNFDEAQLFQGNTKKGNISLDPMKGQVQLTADLDSWVASNINTNPWYVRLYDKGVAGKVIQVFDSSGGAGADLTMTISNDSVTSEVRSVQGTSTITVKSL, encoded by the coding sequence ATGCTTCATTCGCCTATATACTCGAAGCACCGTCGGAGTCCTCCGGCACGGCGCGGCCCCTTCAAGCCCCGGCCGCTCGGCATCGGCAGGCGCGAGACCTGCGCGCGTGGAACCACACACAGAAGACCCACTGACAGACAGGAGTCGACAGAAGCCCGCATGCGTGTGCGCAGAGGATTCACCCTCATCGAGCTCATCTCGGTCATTGCCATCGCCGCCGTGATCATGGCAATCGGCGTGACGTACATGCGACGTGCCAACAGCAACACCTCGGTGGGCGCCGACGCAAACCGCGTCAAGTCCATCCTCAGCGACGCCTCCAGCCAGGCGCGCGCCTTTGCCCCGACGGGGACGCAGACCACCCTGACCAACGCGGCCGCGACGAGCGCGAGCGTCAATTTCGATGAGGCCCAGCTCTTCCAGGGCAACACAAAGAAGGGGAACATCTCGCTCGACCCGATGAAGGGGCAGGTCCAGCTCACCGCCGATCTCGATTCATGGGTCGCGTCGAACATCAATACGAACCCATGGTACGTGAGGCTCTACGACAAGGGCGTGGCGGGCAAGGTCATCCAGGTGTTCGACAGCTCTGGGGGAGCCGGTGCAGACCTGACGATGACCATCTCCAACGATTCGGTGACAAGCGAGGTGCGCAGCGTGCAAGGAACGAGCACCATCACCGTGAAGTCACTGTAG
- a CDS encoding amino acid permease produces the protein MTHLDDRNDLPRSLGFFDTTTTVVGAIIGTGIFLKASAISQLLPNPWHVALLWAVAGALSLFGALVITELGGMYPHSGGLYLYLTEAFGPFVGFLFGWAMLALIQTGSLSGIAAGVMQATSTLLERFGHAPLAADEQMIGAMDIVMLLTLINCVSVRAGASVQNFLTVLKSLGLVVLLAGIALGGKASTANWAAGPPNTHLALGAAFGLAMIKALWVYDGWIDVSFIAGEVENPQRNLPRAMLFGMGFIIAIYVAINAGFHLLMPVADVQTSKTVAASAAGVLAGGGAVLAMSVVIVLSSLGGLNTSLLTGGRVYFAMAREGMFFSSVGAIHPRFLTPHVSLILQGIWSCGLLLAWSQFERITDNVIFCYWIFYALGGVAMMVLRVRRPHAERPYVCPGYPLVPIAFVLLSAALIVNTIIEQPVDSAQGLALLASGALLYPLFRRGPDDAGDAPSEGQSPV, from the coding sequence GTGACGCATCTCGACGATCGCAACGACCTCCCCCGCAGCCTGGGGTTCTTCGACACCACCACCACGGTGGTGGGCGCCATCATCGGAACGGGCATCTTCCTGAAGGCTTCCGCCATCAGCCAGCTGCTCCCCAATCCCTGGCACGTGGCGCTGCTCTGGGCGGTGGCGGGGGCGTTGTCACTGTTCGGCGCGCTGGTGATCACCGAGCTTGGGGGGATGTACCCCCATTCGGGCGGCCTCTACCTCTACCTCACCGAGGCCTTCGGACCATTCGTCGGATTTCTCTTCGGGTGGGCGATGCTCGCCCTGATACAGACCGGGTCGCTGTCGGGCATTGCCGCGGGCGTGATGCAGGCCACCAGCACCCTTCTCGAGCGCTTCGGTCACGCGCCGCTCGCCGCCGACGAGCAGATGATCGGCGCCATGGACATCGTCATGCTGCTCACCCTCATCAACTGCGTGAGCGTGCGTGCAGGCGCCAGCGTGCAGAACTTCCTGACCGTCTTGAAGAGCCTCGGACTCGTGGTGCTCCTCGCGGGCATCGCCCTGGGGGGGAAGGCCAGCACCGCCAACTGGGCGGCCGGACCGCCCAACACGCATCTGGCGCTGGGGGCGGCCTTCGGACTGGCCATGATCAAGGCGCTGTGGGTGTACGACGGCTGGATCGACGTCAGCTTCATCGCGGGCGAGGTCGAGAACCCGCAGCGCAACCTGCCTCGCGCCATGCTGTTTGGCATGGGGTTCATCATCGCCATCTACGTCGCCATCAACGCGGGTTTCCACCTGCTGATGCCGGTGGCCGACGTGCAGACCTCGAAGACCGTTGCAGCTTCGGCGGCGGGTGTTCTGGCGGGCGGCGGCGCGGTGCTCGCCATGTCGGTGGTCATCGTGCTCTCGTCGCTCGGCGGCCTGAATACCTCGCTCCTGACGGGGGGGCGCGTCTACTTCGCCATGGCGCGGGAGGGCATGTTCTTCTCTTCGGTGGGGGCCATCCATCCGCGGTTCCTCACGCCCCACGTCTCCCTCATCCTGCAGGGGATCTGGTCGTGCGGGCTGCTGCTCGCGTGGTCGCAGTTCGAGCGCATCACCGACAACGTCATCTTCTGCTACTGGATCTTCTACGCCCTGGGCGGAGTCGCCATGATGGTGCTTCGGGTCCGGCGTCCCCATGCCGAGCGCCCGTACGTCTGTCCCGGCTATCCCCTGGTGCCCATCGCGTTCGTTCTGCTGTCTGCGGCGCTCATCGTGAACACCATCATCGAGCAGCCCGTCGACTCGGCCCAGGGGCTCGCGCTGCTGGCCAGCGGCGCGCTGCTGTACCCCTTGTTCCGGCGGGGCCCTGACGATGCGGGCGACGCCCCTTCCGAGGGTCAGTCTCCCGTGTAG